One genomic segment of Oncorhynchus mykiss isolate Arlee chromosome 10, USDA_OmykA_1.1, whole genome shotgun sequence includes these proteins:
- the LOC110515418 gene encoding NACHT, LRR and PYD domains-containing protein 1 homolog isoform X2, whose translation MSDYGIPQSCKTCDHVEDSTHWLQIEPLTSTVQGVTMFRHRTPKGSYECTVSGLRWLCERDVILKYHFRNWEPYSQLLKDMQYTQGGPLLDITMELGELEEVNLPHFVCLGTNPSLRNEMKILHVEEHGVSLEEVHEVTRFHVKILHPKFSAISVIWKSLSRKKDVHCDVVLYMAVKKSTVISRLYLLLRNSSQKEAVQEREKNQVSKGFSEFVLSSPNGSLKLNSWFAFKNPRSTSINPEIQLLPADTTPSCCQMIMGNTGVDIEMELIGDDQRTVWKSVLSKDVYSNDSHPTSLTLLGIPAEEFLQKHRAELIQGVKNPKPIADVLRSKSMIGDEEYSRITSETTEQERMRELLNAVLPKGPEVMGACLKALSEHERHLVKYLSESST comes from the exons ATGTCAGATTATG GGATTCCTCAGAGCTGTAAGACTTGTGACCATGTTGAG GACTCCACACACTGGCTTCAGATTGAACCCTTGACTTCCACTGTCCAGGGAGTGACAATGTTCAG GCACAGGACACCCAAAGGGAGTTATGAGTGCACAGTGTCTGGGCTCCGCtggctgtgtgagagagatgtcaTACTGAAGTATCACTTCAGGAACTGGGAACCCTACAGTCAACTTCTGAAAGACATGCAGTACACACAAGGTGGTCCATTGCTGGACATCACTATGGAGTTAGGTGAACTGGAGGAAGTTAATCTGCCACACTTTGTCTGTTTAG GGACCAACCCTTCCCTGAGGAATGAGATGAAGATTCTTCATGTAGAGGAACATGGAGTGTCTTTAGAGGAAGTGCATGAGGTCACCAGATTCCATGTTAAGATTCTCCATCCCAAGTTCTCAGCTATCTCTGTTATATGGAAATCACTGTCTCGTAAGAAAGATGTCCACTGTGACGTGGTCCTCTACATGGCAGTAAAAAAGTCAACAGTAATTTCAAGGCTGTACCTGCTCCTCAGGAACTCCAGTCAGAAAGAG GCTGTTCAGGAACGGGAGAAAAATCAGGTGTCCAAAGGATTTTCAGAATTCGTCCTGTCAAGTCCAAACGGGTCCTTAAAGCTGAACAGTTGGTTTGCGTTCAAGAATCCCCGCTCCACTTCCATCAATCCAGAG ATTCAGCTGTTACCTGCAGACACCACACCAAGCTGTTGTCAGATGATAATGGGAAACACAGGGGTGGACATTGAGATGGAGTTAATCGGGGATGATCAGAGGACAGTATGGAAATCAGTGTTATCAAAAG ATGTGTACAGCAACGACTCTCATCCAACAT CATTAACACTCCTTGGGATTCCTGCAGAGGAGTTTCTTCAGAAACACAGGGCTGAACTCATTCAGGGAGTCAAAAACCCAAAGCCAATAGCAGATGTTCTGCGGTCAAAGAGCATGATTGGTGATGAAGAGTACTCCAGAATAACATCTGAAACAACTGAACAGGAGCGAATGAGAGAACTACTGAACGCAGTTCTCCCTAAAGGACCAGAAGTGATGGGAGCTTGTCTCAAAGCTCTCAGTGAACATGAACGCCATCTTGTTAAGTACTTGAGTGAATCTAG cacctaa
- the LOC110515418 gene encoding NACHT, LRR and PYD domains-containing protein 1 homolog isoform X1, with amino-acid sequence MSDYGIPQSCKTCDHVEDSTHWLQIEPLTSTVQGVTMFRHRTPKGSYECTVSGLRWLCERDVILKYHFRNWEPYSQLLKDMQYTQGGPLLDITMELGELEEVNLPHFVCLGTNPSLRNEMKILHVEEHGVSLEEVHEVTRFHVKILHPKFSAISVIWKSLSRKKDVHCDVVLYMAVKKSTVISRLYLLLRNSSQKEAVQEREKNQVSKGFSEFVLSSPNGSLKLNSWFAFKNPRSTSINPEKIQLLPADTTPSCCQMIMGNTGVDIEMELIGDDQRTVWKSVLSKDVYSNDSHPTSLTLLGIPAEEFLQKHRAELIQGVKNPKPIADVLRSKSMIGDEEYSRITSETTEQERMRELLNAVLPKGPEVMGACLKALSEHERHLVKYLSESST; translated from the exons ATGTCAGATTATG GGATTCCTCAGAGCTGTAAGACTTGTGACCATGTTGAG GACTCCACACACTGGCTTCAGATTGAACCCTTGACTTCCACTGTCCAGGGAGTGACAATGTTCAG GCACAGGACACCCAAAGGGAGTTATGAGTGCACAGTGTCTGGGCTCCGCtggctgtgtgagagagatgtcaTACTGAAGTATCACTTCAGGAACTGGGAACCCTACAGTCAACTTCTGAAAGACATGCAGTACACACAAGGTGGTCCATTGCTGGACATCACTATGGAGTTAGGTGAACTGGAGGAAGTTAATCTGCCACACTTTGTCTGTTTAG GGACCAACCCTTCCCTGAGGAATGAGATGAAGATTCTTCATGTAGAGGAACATGGAGTGTCTTTAGAGGAAGTGCATGAGGTCACCAGATTCCATGTTAAGATTCTCCATCCCAAGTTCTCAGCTATCTCTGTTATATGGAAATCACTGTCTCGTAAGAAAGATGTCCACTGTGACGTGGTCCTCTACATGGCAGTAAAAAAGTCAACAGTAATTTCAAGGCTGTACCTGCTCCTCAGGAACTCCAGTCAGAAAGAG GCTGTTCAGGAACGGGAGAAAAATCAGGTGTCCAAAGGATTTTCAGAATTCGTCCTGTCAAGTCCAAACGGGTCCTTAAAGCTGAACAGTTGGTTTGCGTTCAAGAATCCCCGCTCCACTTCCATCAATCCAGAG AAGATTCAGCTGTTACCTGCAGACACCACACCAAGCTGTTGTCAGATGATAATGGGAAACACAGGGGTGGACATTGAGATGGAGTTAATCGGGGATGATCAGAGGACAGTATGGAAATCAGTGTTATCAAAAG ATGTGTACAGCAACGACTCTCATCCAACAT CATTAACACTCCTTGGGATTCCTGCAGAGGAGTTTCTTCAGAAACACAGGGCTGAACTCATTCAGGGAGTCAAAAACCCAAAGCCAATAGCAGATGTTCTGCGGTCAAAGAGCATGATTGGTGATGAAGAGTACTCCAGAATAACATCTGAAACAACTGAACAGGAGCGAATGAGAGAACTACTGAACGCAGTTCTCCCTAAAGGACCAGAAGTGATGGGAGCTTGTCTCAAAGCTCTCAGTGAACATGAACGCCATCTTGTTAAGTACTTGAGTGAATCTAG cacctaa